A section of the Telopea speciosissima isolate NSW1024214 ecotype Mountain lineage chromosome 3, Tspe_v1, whole genome shotgun sequence genome encodes:
- the LOC122655284 gene encoding uncharacterized protein LOC122655284, whose amino-acid sequence MKAEDVKARKFKRGLRHSISTPVVLHKYSTYAEVTQATKVIEDQQRENYRAIQAGKRPMSSSGYKGPCKFQRDPTLPPLQLSTANLMQPRHPRQLQSLCGTQTLTCYNCNEARHMIRDCPCARQGNSWPTVSSKAPQAKTVVCPPLPSPANRTQGRVYSVTNEEAHVDPGMISVCSQLAYVLFDLGVTHSFISPSFAKKMPIKPKQMAQNLMVSTLMGSKVELNMIYAPCPVRVCDRELTTSLIVLDIKDFSVILGMDWLSAQGANLIYVE is encoded by the exons ATGAAGGCCGAGGATGTCAAAGCAAGAAAGTTCAAGAGAGGTTTGAGGCACAGTATTAGCACTCCtgtggtgctacacaagtaTTCTACTTATGCAGAGGTAACTCAAGCCACCAAGGTCATCGAAGACCAGCAGAGGGAGAACTACAGGGCCATACAAGCTGGAAAAAGGCCCATGAGTTCTTCCGGTTACAAGGGCCCTTGCAAGTTTCAGAGGGATCCTACTCTACCACCTCTCCAACTCAGTACCGCAAACCTGATGCAGCCCAGGCACCCAAGACAGCTGCAGTCCCTCTGTGGCACCCAGACTCTTACGTGCTATAACTGCAATGAGGCCAGGCATATGATTAGAGACTGCCCCTGTGCCCGTCAAGGAAACTCTTGGCCAACTGTGTCTTCTAAGGCACCTCAAGCGAAGACAGTTGTTTGCCCTCCCCTTCCTTCCCCAGCCAATAGGACTCAAGGTCGTGTGTACTCGGTCACCAATGAGGAAGCCCATGTAGATCCAG GTATGATTTCTGTTTGTTCCCAACTAGCGTATGTGTTGTTTGATTTGGGGGTGACGCATTCATTTATTTCCCCCTCATTTGCTAAGAAGATGCCGATCAAACCAAAGCAAATGGCTCAGAATCTAATGGTTAGTACACTAAtgggtagcaaggttgaactCAACATGATTTATGCTCCTTGCCCTGTACGTGTATGTGACCGCGAGTTAACAACAAGTTTGATAGTGCTAGATATAAAGGATTTCAGCGTGATCttgggcatggattggctatccgctcAAGGTGCCAATCTAATCTATGTAGAGTGA
- the LOC122655285 gene encoding uncharacterized mitochondrial protein AtMg00860-like has translation MELMNHVFHDVLDKYVIVFIGDILIYSKSEEEHPDYLHLVLQHLREKQLYAKFSNCAFWLQQMAFLGHLVSAKGIEVVQGKVKSVVDWETPKNVANIRSFLGLAGYYRRFIENFSRISAPMTRLTQKGLKFEWPDECEKSFQGLR, from the coding sequence atggagttgatgaaccatGTGTTTCATGATGTTTTGGATAaatatgtcattgtcttcattggtGACATCCTGatctactccaaaagtgaagaagagcatcCAGACTACCTCCATCTAGTACTGCAGCATTTGAGGGAGAAGCAActatatgccaagttcagtaactGTGCATTTTGGCTACAACAGATGGCATTCCTTGGGCACCTTGTCTCTGCTAAGGGAATTGAAGTTGTTCAAGGCAAGGTCAAGTCGGTAGTTGATTGGGAGACTCCCAAGAATGTGGCAAATATTCGCAGTTTCTTAGGCCTAGCCGGCTACTATAGGAGATTTATAGAGAACTTCTCGAGAATTTCAGCTCCAATGACTCGACTAACCCAGAAGGGATTGAAGTTCGAGTGGCCAGATGAATGTGAGAAGAGTTTTCAGGGGCTGAGGTAG